Proteins from one Mercurialis annua linkage group LG7, ddMerAnnu1.2, whole genome shotgun sequence genomic window:
- the LOC126656797 gene encoding uncharacterized protein LOC126656797 yields the protein MSLSALPGNYSDHVPLLFRSANAFDCGPKPFRSVDAWWEHEGFKKFVSDSWITACEKSSDLTSRLKELRLSIKGWNQNVFGDQNKRIQELSEEIFRKEALVDVNMFSEDERMVIGDLKADLWAVEKRIQSINNLISSIQVEEATYTNPSDIRGYIRDFFKSLYRQQNGINFDLSRLVFEKITEEQATGLIRQFSEEEIFKAPVSCGERKASGPDGFNFYFYRRAWRFMKDVIQGFFEDFHSSNFLPKGINTSFMVLIPKMAGSANIKDYRPISLVNGFFKLLSKTLSLRLAPLLTKVISESQHAFLKGRSVR from the exons ATGTCACTCTCTGCTCTGCCAGGAAACTATTCTGATCATGTTCCTTTATTATTTCGATCTGCTAATGCATTTGATTGTGGTCCAAAGCCATTTAGATCTGTTGATGCTTGGTGGGAGCATGAGGGTTTCAAAAAGTTTGTTTCAGATAGCTGGATTACGGCCTGTGAGAAATCATCTGATCTCACATCCAGACTTAAGGAGCTTCGGCTTTCCATTAAAGGTTGGAACCAGAATGTGTTTGGCGACCAAAACAAGAGGATTCAAGAACTATCAGAGGAGATTTTTCGGAAAGAAGCGTTGGTTGATGTCAATATGTTTTCGGAGGATGAAAGAATGGTTATTGGCGACCTTAAAGCTGATCTATGGGCTGTGGAAAAAAGAATTCAATCTAT AAATAATCTTATCTCCTCTATCCAAGTTGAGGAAGCCACCTACACCAATCCTAGTGATATTCGAGGTTATATAAGAGATTTCTTCAAATCCTTATACAGACAGCAGAATGGGATAAACTTTGATCTCTCTAGGCTagtttttgagaaaattactgAGGAACAAGCAACCGGTTTGATAAGGCAGTTTAGTGAAGAGGAAATCTTCAAAGCGCCTGTGTCTTGTGGTGAGAGAAAGGCTTCAGGGCCAGATGGGTTCAATTTTTACTTCTACAGGCGAGCATGGCGTTTTATGAAAGATGTTATCCAGGGTTTTTTTGAGGACTTTCATAGTTCAAATTTTTTACCTAAAGGAATAAATACGTCTTTCATGGTCTTGATTCCGAAAATGGCGGGCTCAGCTAACATCAAAGACTATAGACCTATTAGTTTAGTAAATGGCTTCTTTAAGTTACTCTCCAAGACTTTGTCTCTGAGATTAGCGCCTCTACTAACTAAAGTTATCTCGGAAAGCCAACATGCCTTTTTAAAAGGTAGGAGCGTTCGATGA
- the LOC126657575 gene encoding uncharacterized protein LOC126657575, with protein sequence MKPNFIRTTSLEKEASSRLRHKPPALSLAPRQKLPALSLAPRQKQPAPPPAAQQAPPAAPPQAQPAAPPRATSSALPRAASSGPSLAPPAFEDDNLESPSPSISSNLSYHGYNRIPHIHVEAKSLLPDAHGIARNIGCAFQEKQDPSGYSWLLVNKDVKQFYWEDFQRRYTWDPHAEMLIKTTWKKVAASHYNKTLNKWRDNWKKKKQIPQGVKDDIWDTWLARWESDDWKKKSKKASKNRLSEPGGIGTGIAKHTGGSRSILEHTKLMEKENGRVMNPWEVHQKLHKRKDGAFVDSKSSIINDKMINAVAIASQPQEDGSVPEVDIHSLYYDVVGGAKKKQVYGLGSQASVFYPHSFSSTSSGYKSDEEHMKQMIEQHFNDQQQHLTKQLDTLREQQESLRKHQDALQQQQLDLARREQGLHDTLQLELAEREKRLQNTMLLQMQEMWKNMQNGKPPSGGA encoded by the exons ATGAAGCCTAATTTCATAAGGACAACATCACTAGAAAAAGAAGCGTCATCAAGATTACGGCACAAACCACCAGCACTATCTCTAGCACCACGACAAAAACTACCAGCACTATCTCTAGCACCACGACAGAAACAACCAGCCCCACCACCAGCCGCACAGCAAGCACCACCAGCAGCCCCACCGCAAGCACAACCAGCAGCCCCACCTCGTGCAACCTCATCAGCCCTACCACGTGCAGCCTCATCAGGCCCATCTTTAGCACCACCAGCATTTGAGGATGATAATTTAGAGAGTCCTTCTCCTTCTATATCATCAAATCTAAGTTATCACGGATACAATCGCATTCCTCACATACATGTAGAGGCAAAGAG TTTACTTCCTGACGCCCATGGTATAGCTCGAAACATCGGCTGTGCATTTCAAGAGAAACAAGATCCGAGTGGATATAGCTGGCTTTTAGTGAACAAGGATGTAAAGCAATTCTATTGGGAAGATTTTCAG AGAAGATATACATGGGATCCTCATGCTGAGATGTTGATCAAGACCACTTGGAAAAAAGTTGCAGCATCCCACTACAATAAGACACTTAATAAGTGGAGAGATAATTGGaaaaaaaagaagcaaattCCTCAAGGTGTTAAAGATGATATTTGGGATACATGGCTTGCTAGGTGGGAATCAGatgattggaaaaaaaaatctaaaaaagcTTCAAAGAATAGGCTTTCAGAACCTGGTGGTATTGGCACTGGTATAGCTAAGCATACAGGAGGTTCTAGATCTATTTTGGAGCATACCAAATTGATG gaaAAAGAGAATGGTAGAGTGATGAATCCATGGGAAGTTCATCAAAAGTTGCATAAGAGAAAAGATGGAGCATTTGTTGATAGCAAATCATCAATTATTAAT GATAAGATGATAAATGCTGTAGCTATCGCTAGTCAGCCACAAGAAGATGGGAGTGTGCCAGAAGTTGATATTCACTCGCTTTATTATGATGTTGTTGGCGGGGCAAAAAAGAAGCAAGTGTATGGATTAGGCTCGCAGGCATCAGTGTTTTATCCGCATAGTTTTTCCTCTACTTCTTCTGGATATAAATCAGATGAAGAGCACATGAAGCAGATGATAGAGCAACATTTTAATGATCAACAACAACATCTTACGAAGCAGCTAGACACTTTACGTGAGCAACAAGAATCCTTACGTAAGCATCAAGATGCATTGCAGCAGCAACAACTTGATTTAGCTAGAAGAGAGCAAGGATTACATGATACTTTGCAGCTAGAGTTGGCTGAAAGAGAAAAAAGACTTCAGAATACAATGCTACTTCAGATGCAAGAGATGTGGAAGAATATGCAAAATGGTAAGCCACCTAGCGGAGGGGCATAG
- the LOC126656796 gene encoding uncharacterized protein LOC126656796 has translation MNREWMYVRYEGGYLHPRFIQGVEEFVDFAKMHPDCMNGEKIRCPCDHKKCRNKGYLEEVTVKCHLAKYGFMKNYNCWYCHGETFVPNIIQATPNIDLEHESPETETINHGDFFRSMMQDVIGPSQFPNVVEEDPNLEAQRLYDMLRASEQELWEGNPGGHSQLSAVARLMNLKAEFHFSERLYDEFCKFLAEILPQDNTMTDSFYSTKKLVRNLGLPVEIIDCCNRGCMLFWNEDIHLNECKVCGHARYKKLGGAGNRKKNIPYKKMHYFPITPRLQRLYASNSTAKHMRWHGEHEWEEDGIMQHCSDSPAWKHFNEVNPSFASEVRNVRLGLCTDGFQPFGQTGRQYSSWPVIMTPYNLPPGMCMKDEYMFLSVIIPGPNNPKENLDVFLQPLIAELKQLWVVGVNTYDISTKQNFQMRAGLMWTISDFPAYSMLSGWSTAGKLACPHCMSDSDAFQLTNGGKTSWFDNHRKFLPSGHPFRRNKKWFKKGNIVEDDAPHIRSGSELLDEIEYLGLLKVTEIDAAEVNAGISKSFGCGWKKRSIFWDLPYWSTNLIRHNLDVMHIEKNFFDNIFNTVLNVPGKTKDNAKSREDLKEFCCRPELHKDESTGKYPKAYFTLDKKEREELCKWVRELKFPDGYVSNMGRCVDMKKLKFYGMKSHDCHVFLQRLIPIAFRELLPKNVWQALTELSLFFKNLTSTVIKRDEIIRLEQEIPTILCKLERIFPPSFFDSMEHLPVHLAYEARIAGPVQYRWMYPFERYLRRLKNNVKNKSQVEGSIANAYLVEETASFCAHYFTPTIHTRHRRVPRNDDGGVDIRAVSGMLSIFKHPGRFMGQAKSRFLEQKDYDAAHTYILLNCIEAKPYIE, from the exons ATGAATCGAGAATGGATGTATGTTAGATATGAAGGTGGATATTTGCATCCACGGTTTATACAAGGGGTGGAGGAATTTGTTGATTTTGCAAAAATGCATCCCGATTGCATGAATGGTGAGAAGATAAGATGTCCGTGTGATCATAAAAAATGCAGAAACAAGGGTTATCTTGAGGAGGTTACAGTGAAATGTCATCTTGCAAAGTATGGGTTCATGAAAAACTATAATTGCTGGTATTGTCATGGAGAAACTTTTGTACCCAATATAATCCAAGCTACTCCCAACATAGATTTAGAACATGAATCCCCTGAAACTGAAACAATTAATCATGGCGATTTCTTTCGATCAATGATGCAAGATGTCATTGGTCCTTCTCAATTTCCTAATGTAGTGGAAGAGGACCCGAATTTGGAAGCCCAACGTTTGTATGACATGCTTCGGGCATCTGAACAAGAGTTGTGGGAAGGAAATCCGGGAGGACATTCTCAATTATCTGCTGTTGCGAGATTGATGAATTTAAAGGCGGAGTTTCATTTTTCAGAAAGGTTATATGATGAATTTTGTAAGTTTTTGGCAGAGATTTTACCTCAAGATAACACAATGACTGACAGTTTTTATAGCACGAAGAAGTTAGTTAGAAATTTAGGTTTGCCAGTAGAGATCATTGACTGCTGCAATAGGGGGTGCATGTTATTTTGGAACGAAGATATTCATCTTAATGAGTGTAAGGTGTGTGGTCATGCTCGGTATAAGAAACTAGGAGGTGCTGGCAATCGCAAAAAAAACATACCTTACAAAAAAATGCACTATTTTCCTATCACACCACGACTTCAGAGGTTGTATGCCTCAAATTCAACAGCAAAGCATATGAGGTGGCATGGTGAACATGAATGGGAAGAAGATGGCATAATGCAGCATTGTTCGGATTCTCCAGCTTGGAAGCATTTTAATGAGGTGAATCCCTCATTTGCTTCTGAGGTTCGCAATGTTAGATTGGGTTTGTGCACCGACGGATTCCAACCTTTTGGACAAACAGGGAGACAATATTCATCTTGGCCTGTAATAATGACACCATACAATCTTCCACCTGGTATGTGTATGAAAGATGAATATATGTTCTTATCAGTAATCATTCCGGGGCCTAACAATCCAAAAGAAAATTTGGACGTTTTCTTGCAGCCTCTAATTGCCGAGTTGAAACAGTTGTGGGTTGTTGGTGTGAACACATATGATATTTCAACAAAgcagaattttcaaatgagaGCTGGTCTTATGTGGACGATCAGTGATTTTCCAGCGTACTCGATGTTATCAGGCTGGAGTACGGCAGGAAAGTTGGCATGTCCTCACTGTATGAGTGATTCTGATGCATTTCAATTAACTAATGGTGGCAAGACGTCATGGTTTGACAACCATAGAAAATTTCTACCATCAGGTCATCCATTTAGAAGAAATAAGAAATGGTTTAAAAAGGGAAATATAGTAGAGGATGATGCACCTCATATTAGATCTGGTTCAGAATTACTAGATGAAATTGAGTATCTTGGCCTACTAAAAGTAACCGAGATTGATGCAGCGGAAGTAAATGCTGGTATTTCTAAATCTTTTGGATGTGGGTGGAAGAAAAGAAGTATTTTTTGGGATTTGCCTTATTGGAGTACTAACTTAATAAGGCACAACTTGGATGTCATGCACATTGAAAAAAACTTCTTTGATAATATTTTCAATACAGTGCTAAATGTCCCGGGTAAAACAAAAGACAATGCCAAGTCGAGAGAagatttgaaagagttttgttgTCGCCCGGAGCTGCACAAAGATGAAAGCACCGGAAAATATCCAAAAGCTTATTTCACTCTTGacaaaaaagagagagaagaaTTGTGTAAATGGGTCAGAGAACTCAAGTTCCCCGATGGGTATGTTTCCAACATGGGTCGATGTGTTGACatgaagaaattaaaattttacgggatgaAGAGCCATGATTGTCATGTGTTTCTCCAAAGACTTATTCCAATTGCATTTCGTGAATTACTACCGAAAAATGTATGGCAAGCATTGACAGAACTAagtcttttctttaaaaatctAACATCAACCGTTATTAAAAGGGATGAAATTATACGGTTAGAGCAAGAGATTCCCACAATCTTATGCAAGCTCGAGCGTATATTTCCTCCAAGTTTCTTTGATTCAATGGAGCACCTTCCTGTTCATTTGGCCTATGAAGCACGAATAGCTGGCCCAGTCCAATACCGATGGATGTATCCTTTTGAGAG GTACCTTCGCAGGTTGAAAAATAATGTGAAAAATAAATCCCAAGTTGAAGGTTCGATTGCCAATGCATACTTAGTCGAAGAAACTGCTTCATTTTGTGCACACTACTTCACACCTACTATTCATACACGGCATAGGAGAGTACCACGTAATGATGACGGTGGAGTTGATATAAGAGCAGTTTCGGGTATGCTGTCAATTTTCAAACATCCCGGTCGATTCATGGGTCAGGCTAAATCTCGATTTTTGGAGCAGAAAGACTATGATGCAGCTCATACTTATATTCTTTTGAATTGCATTGAAGCTAAACCATATATTGAGTAA